One Candidatus Methylomirabilis sp. genomic region harbors:
- a CDS encoding GatB/YqeY domain-containing protein has product MGLRARLDADLKEALKAGEKIRASAIRMLLTAVKTKEVAEDRRGDRRAPLPDPEVLQVIASACKQRRDSIEQFRAGGRQDLVEKETAELAVLEAYLPRALAPEELRAAVAEAIRETGATSPRDMGKVMSRLMPELAGRADGKLVSELVREALGKT; this is encoded by the coding sequence ATGGGGCTCCGCGCCCGTCTCGACGCTGACCTGAAGGAAGCCCTGAAGGCGGGAGAGAAGATCCGGGCGTCGGCCATCCGGATGCTCCTGACTGCCGTCAAGACCAAGGAGGTGGCGGAGGACCGGCGCGGCGATCGCCGGGCCCCGCTCCCGGACCCGGAGGTCCTCCAGGTCATCGCTAGCGCCTGCAAGCAGCGCCGGGACTCCATCGAGCAGTTCCGGGCCGGCGGGCGGCAGGATCTGGTGGAGAAGGAAACCGCGGAGCTGGCCGTGCTGGAGGCCTACCTCCCCCGGGCGCTGGCGCCCGAGGAGCTCCGGGCGGCCGTGGCCGAGGCGATCCGCGAGACCGGCGCCACTTCCCCCCGGGACATGGGGAAGGTGATGAGCCGCCTGATGCCCGAGTTGGCCGGGCGGGCTGACGGCAAGCTGGTGAGCGAGC